Proteins from a genomic interval of Paenibacillus sp. RC334:
- a CDS encoding toprim domain-containing protein: MTITVIVEGKNDRSKLRRLLDPEVHILCTFGTLNSVKLESLRKKAKHEEIYLFMDNDSSGKKIRGVLADSFPDAHHMYTRKGYAGVEGTPDEYVIAQLEKAGLEEYILYPPVL; the protein is encoded by the coding sequence ATGACGATTACCGTTATCGTTGAAGGGAAAAATGACCGCAGTAAACTTCGTCGTTTACTTGATCCCGAGGTTCATATCTTATGCACCTTCGGCACGCTAAACTCAGTAAAACTGGAGTCCCTCCGCAAGAAGGCCAAGCATGAAGAAATATACTTATTTATGGACAATGACAGCTCAGGCAAAAAAATACGTGGTGTGCTTGCCGACTCTTTTCCAGATGCGCATCATATGTATACCCGCAAAGGATACGCAGGAGTAGAAGGCACACCAGATGAATATGTGATCGCCCAATTGGAAAAGGCAGGACTGGAAGAGTATATTTTATACCCGCCTGTTCTATAG
- the cyoE gene encoding heme o synthase, which yields MDNISYKATSDTATYSVKSKPPGKAGTWKDFITVTKPGILRTNLVAAFGGFWLASQWDVDYIKLILTLLGTMLVMASSCVFNNYFDRELDLKMERTRNRSLPTGRLTPTTVLSYAIILGVVGLAVLFFFSGVKAGLLGILGMFVYVGIYTLWLKRSSTWSTSIGGISGAMPPVIGYVAASGRIDLGAWLLFALLFLWQPPHFWALAIRRVEEYRAAGFPLLPVVKGIHRTKIQMIPYIVLLIPVPILMYAYGYAGMIFMIISVLLSVLWAFYAFKGFTIKEEETDSWAKKVFFFSINHLTLSFLLMIVDTVHKF from the coding sequence ATGGACAATATTAGTTATAAGGCTACTTCAGATACGGCTACCTATTCGGTTAAATCCAAACCACCCGGTAAGGCGGGTACATGGAAAGATTTTATAACAGTCACCAAGCCAGGCATTCTCCGCACTAATCTGGTTGCGGCATTTGGTGGTTTTTGGTTGGCCTCACAATGGGACGTTGACTATATAAAGCTGATTCTGACGTTGCTAGGTACAATGCTGGTTATGGCGTCTTCTTGTGTTTTTAATAACTATTTTGATCGTGAACTGGATTTGAAAATGGAGCGTACACGCAATCGCTCACTGCCAACAGGGCGTTTGACTCCCACAACGGTATTGTCATACGCTATTATTTTGGGTGTTGTCGGGCTGGCTGTACTGTTCTTTTTTTCTGGTGTCAAGGCAGGATTGCTCGGTATACTCGGCATGTTCGTATACGTCGGTATTTACACGCTTTGGCTGAAACGCTCATCCACATGGAGTACATCCATTGGCGGTATTTCGGGCGCAATGCCTCCTGTGATCGGCTATGTAGCCGCTTCGGGTCGTATTGACTTGGGCGCATGGCTCTTATTCGCCCTTTTGTTCCTATGGCAGCCTCCACATTTTTGGGCACTTGCAATCCGCAGGGTCGAAGAATACCGTGCAGCAGGATTTCCGTTGTTGCCTGTCGTGAAAGGTATTCACCGTACTAAAATTCAAATGATTCCTTATATCGTGTTGCTGATTCCGGTACCGATCCTGATGTATGCTTATGGATATGCTGGCATGATTTTTATGATCATTTCCGTATTGCTGTCCGTGCTCTGGGCCTTTTATGCCTTTAAAGGTTTTACCATTAAAGAAGAAGAGACGGATTCCTGGGCTAAAAAAGTATTTTTCTTTTCCATTAACCATCTGACACTCAGCTTTCTGCTGATGATCGTGGATACGGTTCACAAGTTCTAA
- a CDS encoding alpha/beta-type small acid-soluble spore protein, whose protein sequence is MSRRRSNNLQVPQANAALQQLKYEAAQELGITIPQDGYYGNVVSRETGSLGGYITKKLVQQAEQSLSGSGRMQ, encoded by the coding sequence ATGAGCAGACGTCGTTCAAACAACCTGCAAGTACCGCAGGCCAACGCCGCTTTACAACAATTAAAATATGAGGCCGCTCAAGAACTCGGCATCACAATCCCTCAGGATGGTTACTACGGTAACGTCGTTTCCCGCGAAACAGGCTCTCTCGGGGGATACATCACTAAAAAGCTGGTCCAACAAGCAGAGCAATCCTTGTCGGGCAGTGGCCGTATGCAGTAA
- a CDS encoding metal-dependent hydrolase yields MDTATHFVMGIGLAGLAYTDPAVAADPKLAGVILLATVVGSQAPDFDTLLRLKNNAAYIRNHRGLSHSIPFWLIWILSITGLIGLIFRDVPIEHVALWVTIAVCLHVFVDLFNTYGTQAFRPFTPKWISWNIIHIFDPFIFGTHVAAILLWVTGLVSPAPLFITLYIITGLYYIWRTWSHFRTRNAVGDMDTERQPDDIYYIIPTVSWNRWHVVKAHQNGSYDIGGLNGKHLFWTKHAVPSTHPAVEASKSYRDVQAFRYFSSFAVAEVEELEWGYIVRWADVRYRHRRQYPFVAVVAMDKQFGLINSYIGWLSHEKMQKRLSLHTN; encoded by the coding sequence ATGGATACAGCCACACACTTTGTCATGGGGATCGGGTTGGCCGGGCTGGCCTACACCGATCCTGCCGTCGCCGCAGATCCTAAGCTGGCGGGAGTCATACTGCTCGCCACGGTCGTAGGGTCACAGGCACCAGACTTTGACACCTTGCTTCGATTAAAAAACAATGCAGCCTACATCCGCAATCATCGTGGACTGTCGCACTCCATCCCCTTCTGGCTGATATGGATCTTGTCCATAACGGGATTAATTGGCCTTATTTTCAGGGATGTACCTATCGAACATGTCGCCTTGTGGGTCACGATTGCTGTCTGCCTGCACGTGTTTGTAGATTTGTTCAATACGTACGGGACACAGGCATTTCGACCGTTTACGCCCAAATGGATATCATGGAATATTATTCACATCTTTGATCCCTTTATATTCGGCACCCATGTTGCTGCTATTCTACTGTGGGTCACTGGACTGGTTTCACCAGCTCCCTTATTTATTACGTTGTACATCATTACAGGCCTGTACTATATTTGGCGCACCTGGAGTCATTTCCGTACCAGAAATGCGGTAGGTGACATGGACACCGAGCGTCAGCCGGACGATATCTATTATATCATTCCCACGGTTTCATGGAACCGGTGGCATGTGGTAAAAGCTCATCAGAATGGAAGTTATGACATTGGTGGACTGAACGGAAAGCATCTTTTTTGGACAAAACATGCGGTTCCGTCCACACATCCGGCCGTAGAAGCATCCAAATCCTACCGTGACGTGCAGGCATTTCGCTATTTTTCTTCCTTTGCTGTTGCGGAGGTGGAAGAGCTGGAATGGGGCTACATTGTACGCTGGGCGGATGTTCGGTATCGGCATCGGAGGCAATATCCCTTCGTGGCCGTCGTCGCCATGGATAAGCAGTTTGGACTGATCAACAGCTACATCGGCTGGCTCAGCCATGAAAAGATGCAGAAACGCCTCTCCCTGCATACGAATTAA